A window of Malania oleifera isolate guangnan ecotype guangnan chromosome 2, ASM2987363v1, whole genome shotgun sequence genomic DNA:
AGAATTCCAACCgacatgattttaaacctttcaacaattttctcttgtgtaattctttcatgtcatgttctccCGTATGACCAAGACGCATATACCACAAAatggtctcatctgattcaacaTCCAcgactgcaactccacctacaacggtagttccctacaatgtgtaaatattcccatccaacTTCTACCTTTTCatcacagtcagattacctttccataccctcaagactccacctttggatttataattaaagccattacaatccaaagtaccaagagatatcaaactctttctaaactcaggtatatgtcttacattacacaatgttcttacaacaccatcaaacatttttatctttacatttcctatgccaacaatcttgcaagaagcatcattacccataagaactaatccagaatttactaacctataagtgttgaaccactccttgtttggagtcatgtaataagaacatgccgagtcaagtatccaagagtccattAGATTATCCGAATCCTCTGtaactaatagaacatcaccatccgctttatcttcttcttgaacaacattcacagatttagaaatcccctcatgcttattagcatttcctttcttccaatccgtacactccgatttcacatgcccctttttaccgcatttataataccagatttccttcttcttcttggattgattccaaaatttctgattagacccatttttaaactttcctttacctcactcattactaccctttaccaCTAGTCCTTCTCCTTGATCACATATTtttaacctttgatgaaaatttaacaaagcacttgttacttcttccaaatcaagtattttttttccccacgtaagagtggtcgcaagattttcgtaggtatgagtcgagggcaaagaatttaatagcatcaaagcATTATCATCCttatcaaacttcacatcaactctcacaaaatcacttataatttggttaaatgcattgatgtgttgatctagactaaatccttctaccatcttaagtcaatataaaCATTGCtcaagaaaaagtttgttattgagggatttagataTGCACAGATTTTCTAACTTTCGCCGGATAGCCGTTGGAGAATCCTCCTTCATCACCCGATAAAGAACTTCGTTgtccaaacacaagcgtattgtcgacgctgcctttgctttcaaatctaaccaTATTGCTTCATCCATTCCTTccgaacaagatcaacacaaagatttacgtggttcggcaaagttTACATCCACGGAAACAACGatacacaaatttcactaaggaaatcaaaatgtacacaatacacttcaataatgatcccTCTCTCtaaaaatatgcccagatgacatatatagagttttctCGGAGGTTCCCTCCTgtttacccaaccacccaacattcaaaaattcaaaatttagaaaaactgtcGCAGCCCAGGCACcttttgttgacgaacacagaaCCTCATCGACAAAACCATGaaaaaccttcgtcgacgaatacagggctctcATCGACAATGCCAGAAATCTGAAAATTTCTTGCTCTCCGtaattattcgtcgacgaggttcagaaccttcattgacgaacctctactgttccctcgtcgacgagcataggctccttgtcaacgagtcctgttgtgctgccccctttatgtttttcctcatttcttctttacttatcaaaacaaaagtataagagccataaataACACTCACCTTTGacacaaatatttattttttaattgatttgGTATACGAGGGGTGCACCTAATCTTCTCAGCGTCAAAATTCTTCAACATCATTATCCTCATTTCTGAATGCATTTTTCATCTACAAGGCCAGAAAAGAGAAGGGCAGCATGCACAGGTCCCCCATGCGCCTGCGATTCTCTGTGAAAGCATTTTCAATGGCTGTAAGGTGTGATCTTTTGATTGCATGCATTCTCTGTTTAAACGTTTTTAATCTCAAAGCCTCTATTAGTCCAATGAAGGTATAGGATAATGATTCTCCTCCATTCTCTCCCAAACGAGTTTAATGTCCTTGCAAATTGGGAGTTCATAATTCTGATAATTGAACCAAACGATTAAATTCCGACTCATACCAATGGCATAGATTGACATGGGCTCCGTGTTTAGTTAGTAGTCTAATTGATTAATAGTTCAATTCAATTATCTGACTCAAATCaattctcaaaaataaaaaataaaattaaaaaccatTAAAAGTCATTGTGAGTAGAAAACAATGTTGTATAGACTAAAAAACAATAATTCATCATTGAAGAACATTAGTTCAAAAACCATATGGTCATTTAGCATCATTCAACAACATTACTACAAATAGCTGTTCCACGGCGTGAGAATCTTATAAAAGATAATCAAATATGCACCCATATTAAATCACCAGTGattcaaaatttcaacaaatccTCCATAAAATTGAATGCAAATTCCATAGTCATAGTTGACATCTCTATAGAAATGTTGTAGAATATAATTATTGTTTCACTCAAATAGTCTCCAAAAAATGGTTTAAAGAAAAGTTCAGAAGAAAATTTGAGCACCCACTCGAGTCAATTCTTGCAAGaaccaaaatataaatatatattaaatagccACTGCAAGTCTCAACTACATAAACCATGTAAAACAGAGAGTAACGACATTTACAGCATCATGGGCCACATGTTGATTCCCCAACCGAAGAATAGAAGCCAGTCATACTATCATCCATGTCAAGTGCCTGTACCCAGCCCACTTCACAGCAAGATGGATACCAATGGCCAAGGCCACACCAAGCAACGGCAAAGGAGGCCTCCCAGCAGATGTTGCAATGTCACGCTTCTCATTTCCTTCTGAGCGCCTCTTTGAATGGTGAGAAATGGCCAAAGCAGTATACAAGATCATCACAACAACTCTAATCCAAGGCTCTCCAATCGCAGCTAGCACAGCCGCTGCAGGCAGCACAGACGAAACATAATCTCTCTTCTTAACAAACCGTGCAAAACCAAACAGGCCCAACAAAAGCAGCCAAAAGAGCAGTTCGGAAACAAAGCCTTTCACAGCTGCAAAGCCAACTAGACCAGATACTGTAAGAAGATATGGTTGGCTGTTTACAGACTCTGGAGCAGTGGCTTCTGCAACAGCAAGCACTGCTGATGCTAGCACAATGATCACTGTCAGCTCTGAAACAGGAGCATATGCCACTACACTAGAGTAGAAAGATCGAACAGTGTAGATTGCATCCTCAATACATCTGATAAAAGAAGTGATTGGATCACCtataaaatggaaaataaatgcTAGGGCAAGTTTAAAGAGGTATCCCATGAAACTGAAGATACCAAGTACAGCCTTCCTCCAGTTATATAGTTCCCACAAAACTGTTCTCCATGCATATAAAAGGAATGCCAGTACTGCATATTAATTGAAAAACAACAGAAAAATCAGGaatatatttcatcttatatttTTTCCACAATTCTTATGACAGAAAGGAGAAATCTCAAGCAAATAAAATTGCATTGGttatttgaatttatttattaaaaaaagcaaagaaaaaatGAGGAAACATGtaagaaaacaagaaaataaagagTCATACAATGAAGCTCGTGGTGCGGGATATGCACAATCTTctattgttttatgaaaacaaatAGTTATTGCTCCACAAAGCCTTAACAAATGTAATTCAAAGCACGAGTAAGCCGTTCATCATATAAGAAAATGAAGTGTCTAAGATGTTCTATTCTATTATTTCTTAAGGAGTATTGACAGCACAATGTTTGGCCACCATTTAAGAttacttcacaccttgtgaagggttgTGTGGCACTCGTTTAGCGAACTAGCTTAACTAGTCCGCTGAAAGTATACCATGATATTACCACATGAACAAATTGTCAACCATCTAACACAGTTAAGTGGAAACAAAACACAAGCATGAATCAAGCAGTAAACAGTAAAGCAACGCAATTCATCCTTAACACCTCCATATGCAACATGAATTTAGTGAggaagcaagtaggctaaacacatttacaaatcctaatgagttttacaatgactgataaacactcatcctcccctaaagagcttcatatatgtTATTCTAATTCTAGTATTAGGAAACATAAAACTGACTGAGTCATAGTCCCATTGAAACATAAAACTGACCTAGTCATTGTCCCATTTTATATTAAGGCATTATACTACTCAAAAGAATAAAACCTAcactactatttacatgatggttatCCATCCCATGTAAACAAGACAAGCAATTGtaggcaagcataatgctctGAACAAAGATGTCTGAATTATCTTATTTAATAATAATCTAATTAGTTTaagtatatttttttaaaaataaaatttataacaCTTTCTCATAATGAGTCCTTGGGACCACCCCAAGGCCTTTGCGAGCTGCTTTACTCAATCTCAGGGGTGGGCACACTATGGTTTAGTGTCCAAAGTAACCAGATAATTTATAGATGCACCTCCTGTTATATAAAATACTTTACTGTAATTAgattatttgattttaaaatatattatgtaTATCACAAACATATGAGGTATACAACATGTATGCcctatttttctttaaattaaaattttaaaaggataAAGCTGTCCATACTATCATATTCAGGGAAGCCCTTTGTTTCTCCTTTGTCTTTCACTTAATTCTTCCTACCCTTTTCTCAATGcataaataaaaagataaatgCATAGCCAAATAAGTCATATGAAATATATTGTCTCGACATTAAGAAAAGAAGTTGATTAGTCGAGTGAAATTAATGTTAAGCTATCATATGATAGTCGTGAATAGAtacaatattttaaaatacaaGTGCCAAGAGATCATTGGTGATAAGCATGTCTAATATTTTGAAAAGGTCAATCATATTATCGtataatacatatttttttaaggaaaaaaaattcatTGACAAGAGAGAAAATAATTTATAATGATTTGAGGATAAAAGATCCTCccaaagaaaaaaaggaaattacAATCATGCTCCCCTCCAGTTCCTACTAAGATTTTATATAGgttaaactcaaaaaaaaaaaaagccaaatgCATGAGCCCGAAAAGACGCAAGGAAAAACCACTTAATCAAAAAGAAACAAGGTGGAGTTGATTTGCCATTAAAAACCCTTGCATTCCTTTCCATCCAAAAAGTCCAATGGAGTGCAAAAAAATAGCACATGTCCACAGAGCCATCCCTTCCTTACTTCTTCAGATGCTTCTTTAACGTACTCTTAAGAAAGCTTCAATTGTCCATGGGAAAAACACAGCCTCACCGAAGAATGAAAACAACAAAGAACCAAAAGCCGCTTAGCCATTCTGCAATGCAAAAACAAGTGGTTGATAGTCTCATTTGAGTCATGACACATACATAGCTTACAGCTCTGTGAAGCCTCCTTGTCTGCAACAAATCATTGATATTAAACCGGTAAAAGACCACAATCCACATGAAAGCTCTTATTTTGAAGGGAACCTTTGCTTTACCGATAAAATTATTCAAAAGGAAAGCACAAGGACTCGAGGATTTCATAAGTTGATACCAAAAAAAAATAGTGGAAAAAGAATTAGAGGAATCCCCTACCCAAATCCTCGAGTCATCTGTCACCGTGGGAGAAAAAAATTCCAACTCTCAATAAAATAGTTAAATCATCAATTACTTCTTCGGAAGCCTCTTTAACGTACTTTTAAAAGCTTCAATTGTCCATGGGAAAAACAAAAGCCTCACCAAAGaatgaaaacaacaaaaaatCAAAGCCGCTTAGCCATTTTGCAATGCAAAAACAAGCGGTTGATTGTCTCATCTGAGTCATGACACATACATAGCTTACAGCTCTGTGAAGCCTCCTTGTCTGCAACAAATCATTGATATTAAACCGGTAAAAGACCATAATCCACATGAAAGCTTTTATTTTGAAGGGAACCTTTGCCTTATTGATAAAATTATTCAAAAGGAGGATTTCATAAGTTGATACCAACAAAATAGTGGAAAAAGAACCAGAGGAATCCCCTACCCAAATCCTCGAGTCATCTCTCACTGTGGGGGAAAAAAAGTCCAACTCTTAATAAAATAGTTAAATCATCAACCTCTCTCTCATTGAGATTCTTGAAAAACTGAAAAccccaaaagagagagagagcctcaTTCAAAAGTGTAGAAATGAAATCAATAATTAGAGAGTTGCATAACCTAGACAATCTAAAAAAAATGAGGACTAAAGACTAACGAAACCTCACCCACCCAAGTATTTTCCCAAAAACAAATGTTATTTCCATTACCAATTTGGAAATGTGAGAAATGAATTTCCAAGTACTcgcataagaaacacaaccactTCCGATGGTATCCCATCCATTCCAATGCAAATCATATTTACTTTAATTACCACGTGCCACAGGGAGTCAACCTCCAAAGCCATTTTCGAACTCACAAGATGTTTTAAAACACCACATTCTTGATTCCTAAACCCCCATCAGACTTTGGTCTTCTAATCTTATCCCGGGTAACTAAATGGTCTCTCTTGCCCTCCCCAACTCCTGACATAAAAAAATCCCTAATCCTCTCCAAGGTCTTTGCCACCCCGATTGAATTTtgaaaagggaaagaaaatataaagttaCATTAAAAGGAGAAGCATTAATAAGAGTAATGTGACTTCCTAATGATAAGTAAGCTTTCTTCCATCCCCTCCCCCCAAACAGCACCACCAAATCTACTCCCTCTCTCTCCACTACTATGTCCCAAAGTGATATATAGCCACGATTACCACAAATGGACAACCCAAATAAGTCAAAAGGCCACTCCAAAATGGTATGACCCGCTAGGTTAGCCAAACCATCTTAACTCTGTCAAACCTAAATTGATATCTGCTGCCCCACTCTTAGATATGTTACTTTAAAGGCTcgaaatattctcaaaaattttCAGCAAGGTAAGAGTTGTGAAAATTCAGAATACTATCCTCAAGAAAAAGAAGGGTTTCATTAGCAAATTGGAGATGGGACACTATTGCTTGGTTTGGATAACaacaagagaaaagaaaataaatgatattGATTTCTTTcatgaagagaaaagaaaagaaagtttttttttttatttttggggagGGGGGTGATGTTTGGATAACTAGAGAGAAAAGAAACAAGAGGAGTGTGAGTTATCTCTtatattgattggttaacaagagaaaaataaaaagatttaaTACTATTTTACTAAATTGATCTTTTTCTTTCGTTTCTAGTGAGGCATTCAtgacatatatataatattgcaAAGCTGAATTCTTTTCTCTCCCAATCTCTCCACTTTTGGAGATATTCAAAAGTGAGTATTTCTACCCCTCCacttctcttcctttctctccatTCATTTTATAAAATACAATCCCAACAAGTGATTCAAGGAGAAAAGgttccctttcttttcttttctctaaaTTCCTCAATCCAAACAAAATGTACTTTTGGAGATATCCAAAGTAAGTATTTATCCCTCTCCTTTTCTATTCCTTTCTATCCATTCATTTTATAAAATACAATCCAAACACATGAGTCGGGGAAAAAaggttttctttctttccttctctccAAATTCTTCAATCCAAATAAAATGTATGATCTCCTCCCTACCAACCTTGAGACCCCAGATGACATAAATACCTTGGGGATGATTGATCACCCTACTCATCACATCCAAAACTAAGGCAAAGCGAAATGGGTTAGGAGGATCCCTCCTTGCCTCAAGCCCCATGAGGCTTGAAACCACTCCCTCAATCAACCATCCACAATAACTTACATAGCCATTGTGGACAAGCACCTTTTTCCTCCAAGCCCCACAGACACCCTTCAAGGCCAACATATAATCCATGAAAATCCAACAATGTCCTCGGCTTCCTCAAAGTCTAATTTGAGTAAAATAAACCTCTCCCCCCTTCTCCTCACATTCTCTGCCACCTCATTTGCCATGAGTAAAACATCTAGAATATGTATATCCTTAATAAAGGCAGCCTATTCTAGTGTGACTGTTCTCCCTAAGACCTCTCAAAGCCTTTTAGACAAGAACTTGGCGAGAATTTAAGAGACTAGTTACCAGGCTTATCGATTGGAAATCTCTTATCATTTTGAATGCTCCTTAGGAACAAGAGCTATATACATGGCGCTAACATTATTCCCCACCACCCCATTTCTATGAAACTCACAAATGAAATTCATTAAATCTTCCTGAATTGCCTCCAAACTATCCTTAAAAAAGCCATGGTAAACGCATCGGAGCCTGGAACCTTACACATATCCATCACAAAAATTGGCCCCCTGATCTCCTCACTATCAAACAGCCTCACTAGCCAAGTAGTAAGGTTTTCATCAATGGGACTCCAATTTATACCTTCAATCATCAACCTATTTGTtctataataaaatatatatcatCAACCTATCCATGCATCCCTTGGTGTACACCCTCTTATATAAATTCATTATCACTACCCCAATTTGAACTGAATCCCGCACCACGTTTCCCTCATCTGTTTCTAGTTCcttgatcaaattctttctccTCTTCCTTGGCCACTTTATGAAACAGTGTGGTATTACAATCCCCTTCTCTCACCCACTTATCCTAGATTCTTGTTTCCAACTTACACTCTCCCCAAAGAGGATTATCTCCAAATCATTACTAAGGGGTCAGTTGGAACCATCTATAGAAAaaaacttttctagaaaaaaaaaataaaaataaaaaggaagtaTTTACCAAAAAAAAGCACATATCTAAAAGAAATCTGGGATTACTTGCTATAAGTACTCATtcaaaataagtattttttttagaaaaaatactTCTTCAAAAAAGACTtactttcctttttaaaaaaaagtagTTTGGAAAAGTACTTCATGAAATCAATAGTTATTCATGTGTAAACCAAACACTACTTATTGACAAATACTTAATTTGAGTACTATTCATAATAAGTACTTTTTTAAGACGTTACAAATGGGAACCTCCTaggcaaccacatatctcaaagcAGAAAGAATTAGGGCCCCAACAAATAGGGTTGGCATCCAAAAGAACTGGGCACTAATCTTAAATTGTCCTAATGAGAACCTCCTTGGCAACACTGGTGAAGGTATCCTCCCATTCATTTGTGAACAAAAAACAGTCAATACAGGAGGAAGCAATTCTCCTAGCGCTCTCCAGGTAAAGTGGCCATTACTCAGTAGTATATCCTTAAGCTCGCACTCCTGGATAATGGAGTAAAAAATTCTCATACTACTAGTCAACCTCAAGCCCCCCAATCCCTCCTTCGTAAGACGAATGATATTGAAATCCCCACCCATCACACAATGCAGGTTGCAAAGACCAAAAAAGATAGCTAGCACCACACACAcaaacaaaaaagagaaaaaaaaaaatctacaatgGGAGAGTGTGGAACCATAAATGAACAAACACCACCAACTCACAAAACTCTTAGCCTCTAGTAACATAGAAGGAGAGAAATCACTTGAAACACAGTTCCTAAATGGTGCCATCCTAGTTTACCATACTATGATTGCCCTCCTAAGGCACTAGAAGAGGCAAAAAACACCCAATCCCTAAGGCAAGAATCTCAAATACTTCTCACTAAGAGGCATTTATTGACTCAATCTTAAACTCTTGGATGAGTATAACACTTGGAGAAACTACACTAACCAACTATTTTActaacccaccccccccccccccaaaaaaaaacccCCGGTTCCCTACTAGTTCCTAAACCTCAAGCATTCCAAGAAAGAATCTTCATTGACAACTTCTATCACCACCCATACTCCTTTACCCTCTACCATAGTTGATTGAGGAGGCAACGCTACTCAACTCTTTAGTCAACTTGGAGTCTTTTTCTCTCCCTCACCTACCACACCACCAATTCCTAACCACTTCCCCCTCACGGTTTACAAGACTAAGACCTAACTCATCAAGCAAGTTTTGGACATCATAATTGTCCCATTGAACTTGCACCAAAATCAACCCAATCCTTGTTTGTCCGATTAGACACTCTTCAGGAGTCAATGGACCAAAAATTGAGCGCCTTGCATAACAAATTTGACCAAGTCATGAAGTTGTTAGGCAAACGCCCTATTGTAGAAGACATAAGACCATTAGTTAAGCACCCTAATGAGTCCCTATATTCAGTAGGATCAGCCCCAAGGAATTCTTCCTACTCTATGAGTTCCTCTAGCACCTAACAATATGAGTCAGGCTCCAAAAGACCATTAGACCAGTTCAGCTCCTCTAGCCTGAGGTCAATCTAAAGTCTAGATTTGAGGAAGATAACTTTGAGGAGTTTAATGATGTAAGGTACCAACCTGACCCCTAGGCATGCTCCACATTACTCAAGGCAAGGTCAGGAGCACTATGGAGATGCCACAAAAAGGATCAAGGTAGATGTGCATGCCTATGATGAGAAATTAGACTCGAGCTCCTTTTTAGACTAGGTAGTGGAGATGAAAGATCTTTTTAACTAGTACCCTATACGAGGTGAGGACATAGTTCAGTTTTCCAAGATCAAAATTATAGGGCTAGCAAAGTATTATTGAAAAATTGTACAAAAAACCCTGGAAAGGTTGGGTGAACCATCAATTACCCGATCGAACACAATTGGGTGAACCTCCTATTACCCGATGGGACACGATGAGACTACGATTGAAAGAAAAGTACGTCCTTCCATTAAGATTCAGTTGTTTAGTGAGCTTTTGAACCACAAATAGACCACTACTGTCGCCAGCTACATTGTTTGAATTGGGGAGTTGATGCCTAGGATTAATAATAGAGGTCACACCTTACACCGTGGTTAGGTTTGGGAGTGGTCTCAAGGGAAATGTTAGATGAGAGGTTGAATTGTTTTCACCAAAGTCTTTAGAGGCAGCTGATCAAAAAGCTCTTGCCATCGAAAGGTACCTCAAGATCTCCTCTAGGTCTTCATCTAAGGTGAGTGAGTTTCGTCATCCAAATCCTTTCCTCAATCTAGGTCTACCATCCCTCAATCTATccttagaaagagagagagagagagagagagagagagagagagagagagagagagagagagagagagagaggaaaactgCAATTTTATTTGAACCATAAATGTACATCAACTTGCATTTCCTGAACTTAAGCCACAACTAAAaccaacacatatttacaaaaATTACCCAACTAAGCACACAATTACAAAATAATAAAGGAAGTCACTAAATAATACAAAAAGGTCCTCCATACAAACACTATTTTCTAAACCTTCTTAAACCTACACCTAAAATACCTGTGCCGCTTTTGGGATGTAGATGGTCCTCCATCACCTAGTCAAGCTTTCCTTCTTCAACAAATATTATTCCAAGAATCCAAAATCTTCCACACTTGAATTCCTCCTTTCCGCAATCCGGAGCTTGCAATCTTGTGAAAACCTAAGGTCTGGGTTCCATAAGAGggtgttgttgttgttcttgtttgtTTGCAAAACAAATATTATGTGATCTGCATTCACAACACCTCAAAATCTGACCTGAATTCAAATCCCTTCAAGTTATTTGTTCTCTTGTAACTACCTCCCAAAATTTCTTCCACCCCACTGCATCCTTTTTATTTGGTACGCACACCATTTGTTGGGATTTTCTCCAAAGATAAAAAGCAACCAAACTCATTTGCTCTCAGTCAGAGCATAATAATATGATGAGGAACACTAAAGGTTTTTACCCATGGACTTCTTGTGTTTGAGTCAAAGAAGGTCCTAAGCTCCCTTGACAGCGACAATTTCTCCTGCACTGATAGGGAAAGGGAGAAGAAGCCACGTTTTGCTCTCGGTTATGACAAGTAACCCCGCCTTTTCCACCATGTCATagctttttttttatttgtcaaTTAAGATATTGAAATTCCCCATGACAACTGCTAATAAGAGGTGGAGAGAGCCTAAGAGCTTGGCTAGAGTGGGGAAAAGATAAGATTGAAACTAGATCGGAATGGGACAACAATAATCTCAACAAGGAAACAAAGGCCTATGATGGATATATGAGGTTGGGATTTGTTCACAATAGAGAGACGATGGCCTATGATGTGAAAGCGAAGCTTGGTTCTGCTGAATTGGGTGGTTTTAAAAAGTTATAATTTGTAGGTTAGATTTTGAGTGATGGGTAGAGTTGATGAGAGCGAAAGGTACAAGGAGAAGGATCTTCACAGGCAAGAAGATGGGATAAGAGGTTGGGAGTCAGGTTTCAAAGGAGAGAAGCAAGGTTGCTCTTCGTAGGCATCATTGACAGGGGAGTTCCACTTCTAGTTGCGGCTGAGCTGATCGTTGCAAGGAATTAAGGGGGGTACTTTGTTAAATTGCAATATAATTGTATCATGTTGCTAAGTTAAGAGCACAAAATGCATTTAATCCAACTATTCCTACTTCGAAGTGTGGGATTCACTAATTCATGCACCTACTTTGAACTAAACTCAAATTTTCGTTTTCATCATATAAAAATGAGATGAGGTTGTATAACACAAGTTTTAAAACTAATATATTGTGTAACTCATTAAAACTTTTGCAGAAATTTCTTCTAATTAGATTTTAGGGCAAATATGCAAACCCCCCTATGATTTGCCAAAAAAGACATAGACCCCCCTAATGCTTAGAAAATGACACCTGGTGTTTAAATTTAATAACACCAATATTTATCTAAATGATAATAACCAATTTGTAATAACAACATGATATAATTATCTTAATAACAAATTTGCCCCTAAATGGTAAGTGGAAGAAGCCCTAGTGCCCAAAAACAGTCGTATGTCATTCCTAGATGAGTTTCAATGAGAATGTCAACATTGGCAATCCAAAACCAGCGCCATtggaaaatgcatatttggagaACAAAATACATACCTATGGAAAGATGTATCGAGCATGGTTTCAGATAACAGTAACAGACCGCATAATAGTAACAGTCACGATGCAACCTTTGTGGTCGTTACATAACGAGTAACAGACACCGCATccatgaattcattttttgcattagAAAACTTCTTAAAATCATATAGATTCATATGTTTTGATACTAGAATCCTACATactaatgctttaaatgatttctagtaaattttaatcaatttaaatataacatatattaCAAGCATTGGATGTCATCTTGGTTGCTTTAGTTGCTTTTGGTGAGAAGAACCATGCATTTTTTACTTTTCACTACTTTATTGATTATAAAGTGAAATTCGAActaaaaaatcttaaatataaagaaacataaaCTATAGAATGCACTCTTTTGTGCTCTTTTACTCTTTAAGGGAATTTTTgctacacaaaaaataaaatattcaatgtTCATAtgtcaaagaaaaacaaaaattcatacaataaaaatattttagtcATCAAGCTAGGAgtacgaaaaaataaaaatatgtttgaaagaaCTTAGAATACGAAAATATGTCATTTAATGACAGGAAAAGTTGTGTTTATTTGAATGgtagttatttaaaaaaaatgcataccAACTGTTAAGGAAAATAAACCcaaaatgaattttttgtaataaaaaattaCTAACTAAATAAACCAACTTAAAATTGAGTATCTAAGCTTCAATAAAGCGGAGGAGAAAATGCAAAAAAGGGGCTCAAAAATCTGTTGTAGTCATTCACAGCCAGTCAAACACTGTAACAGCCAGAAACAGTCTGTAACAACTGTTATGGTTTTGAATCAGAGTGCTTTTGAGATATCGCCCCA
This region includes:
- the LOC131147983 gene encoding uncharacterized protein LOC131147983; protein product: MAMTISARLCSTQACSFSLFGLTTRTRPRLQTRRQSLPLSSSTSRIHLPKLKFSDGFPGFSAKNLGFSFGRGLRLCAGADNGEGGSRSSVDEVEEARGQSTMPERFRHLAKEAPDRPIRWPWFIVLAFLLYAWRTVLWELYNWRKAVLGIFSFMGYLFKLALAFIFHFIGDPITSFIRCIEDAIYTVRSFYSSVVAYAPVSELTVIIVLASAVLAVAEATAPESVNSQPYLLTVSGLVGFAAVKGFVSELLFWLLLLGLFGFARFVKKRDYVSSVLPAAAVLAAIGEPWIRVVVMILYTALAISHHSKRRSEGNEKRDIATSAGRPPLPLLGVALAIGIHLAVKWAGYRHLTWMIV